The Vicinamibacteria bacterium sequence GTGCCCACGCCTCGGCCTCGGCGGGATCCCGGAAGGCGCGGATCTCAACCGAGGTCGCCGCGGAAAGCGCTTCGCCCATCCGACCCATCCCGTAGGTGGCGTCGCCCACCGCCAATACCGCCCATCTGCGAATCCCCCGCCCCGCGACGAAGTTCACGCGGGCCTTGCCCTCCTCGATTGATGGCGCCCGCTTGAGCCGTCGCTGATCGTGTAGCACTCCCATCCCCGGCCGATAGTCCTTGCTCGCAAGAGCGGCATCAATGGCCGCTTGCCACTCCGCGAAAGTGACCGGCTCGTCGCTCTCAAGAACAACGAGACCGTCGGAAATGCGCCAAGAGACGGGCATGGGGAATCCCTGGCTCCCAGTGTAAGACGCCTGCGTGAGGGGCCGCAAACGCCGGACTCGTTCTGAGGCTCCTTCGGACCCGGTCATGCACCGAGGGAGACCCCGGGCGCCTCCGCCTGGTCCGGGCGACAACCGACCGTGAAGGAGGCGTGCAGAAGCGCCCTGGGTCGTTCCCCTCACGCTCAACGAGAATCCCAAGAAATCGCCTGTCGCCGGTAGCGGCCTTCACAACGACGCTCGTCCCGCCTACAATGCCCGCCAAGACATAGGAGTCATGATGCCATGAGGACGTTGGTCGCTCTCTTCCTCACTCTCCTGGGCGCTCCTCCCCTCTCCCCGCCGGATTATTCTGTGCACGCCATTCGTTACGGCACCGCGTTGAACGTGCCCGTAGCCGCCCTGGTGATGGGAGCACCCAAGGACGAAAAGATTGACATCGCTATGGTCATCTGGCTGATCCGGGGCGGCAACCGGAACATCTTGTTCGACAGCGGCTTTCACCGGGAAGTCTGGTTCAAGTCCTTTCCTACAGCCGAATACCTAAGCCCCGACGAGGCGGTCAAGCTTGCCGGCGTCAAGCCCGAAGAAGTAACCGATATCATCATCAGCCACGCTCACTGGGATCACCTGGGTGGAATCGACCTGTTCCCCAAAGCCACGGTCTGGATTCAGAGGCAGGAGTTTGCCTACTACGCCGGTGACGCCTGGCAGCCCGGC is a genomic window containing:
- a CDS encoding N-acyl homoserine lactonase family protein, giving the protein MRTLVALFLTLLGAPPLSPPDYSVHAIRYGTALNVPVAALVMGAPKDEKIDIAMVIWLIRGGNRNILFDSGFHREVWFKSFPTAEYLSPDEAVKLAGVKPEEVTDIIISHAHWDHLGGIDLFPKATVWIQRQEFAYYAGDAWQPGGRHGGIDPDDIKALVQLNTEGRLRLVDGDDVEVIPGIRAYTGARHTYASQYIRVDGSPPFVLASDNCYLYRNLAEHKASATFSEVDQPANVKNQDRMIQLAGSADRVVPGHDAKQFERFPTQGRIARIR